The Anopheles coluzzii chromosome 2, AcolN3, whole genome shotgun sequence genome window below encodes:
- the LOC120948063 gene encoding coiled-coil domain-containing protein 12, with product MANVIGRLQEEALKRKNRLKELRHKRNHEELQQIMVNEVSANIPKPVFRNYKHVTEYEIQESSAIANQAGIVEKQIDVQLEMMTTPIVIDEIDIVNLAPRKPDWDLKRDVSKKLEKLDRKTQKAIAEIIRDRLIAGQEQDILKAVNVATSAPSVALNENHTDN from the exons ATGGCCAATGTAATTGGAAGGCTTCAGGAAGAAGCACTCAAGCGCAAGAATCGATTAAAGGAATTGCGCCACAAACGAAATCACGAAGAACTACAGCAGATAATGGTCAACGAAGTGAGTGCTAATATACCAAA GCCCGTTTTTCGGAATTATAAACATGTAACTGAATATGAAATCCAGGAATCCTCAGCTATCGCTAATCAAGCTGgaattgttgaaaaacaaatcGACGTACAGCTTGAGATGATGACAACACCTATTGTCATTGATGAGATTGACATTGTTAACCTTGCCCCGCGTAAACCCGACTGGGATTTGAAAAGAGATGTTTCTAAAAAGTTGGAAAAATTAGAtcgtaaaacacaaaaagccaTTGCAGAAATTATACGCGATCGGCTCATAGCCGGGCAAGAGCAGGATATACTAAAAGCAGTAAATGTGGCTACCTCAGCCCCCTCCGTTGCATTAAATGAAAATCATACTGACAATTAA